The Electrophorus electricus isolate fEleEle1 chromosome 8, fEleEle1.pri, whole genome shotgun sequence genome contains the following window.
AACAATAGCCTGTGTCCATTACATGCTTAAATATTGATGTTCAAAAACATAAGATTCTGCCATATCATCTTCTGAGATCAATTTTTAAAGTTCAAGCacattttaattagtttttagttattcattattattcctTTTGTATATGTTCttgatatattttatacaaTGATCCAAATGTATACAATAATCTTACATTACATGTTACAATAAAACAAGATTGTTTTACTGGACTGCCATTTATTGCGCAGCATCTTTTATGCATCTTTCAGCATTATGTCTGAAACTGGTCTGGACTGGTCTTCTACGTGAAAACATTGTGAAAACAATGACCAAGTCCTTTTTGTACTTGGTCATTGTTAGTTATAGCCACAGTTAACAAGAAATGTTAAACATGAAGTCCCTTGGATCTCTGGTTTATGTGAATTTCTGCCACGAGGATGAAGTCATTCCAGTAGTATCCAGCTGCAGACTGGCAGTACCGGAATTTTAAACCCTCACTTTCAGAACTGTACAATTAATTCCATATAATACGCCTCTAGTGGTACATTTCAGAATTACTGTCACACTTTCCTGCCCTTAGGATAGAATTTTAACATgtaacatatttgttttttatttgtttttttaagtaacaaagtatatattatatgtaacAACACTGCTTTCAGGTGGAAGTGGGGCTGTAGTTTTGTACGAAGTGGAGTGTATAGTGTACGTTCATGAGGTCTATGTGACATAAAGAGAATACTGAGGTTGTGACATGGATGTTTGTAGTTTGTAAGCttgatgatatatatatatatatatatatatatatatatatatatatatatatatatatatatatatatatatatatatagatagataggttTTGGCCTATTTTACTAACGTTTTAAACTCGTACACTCTTAAATATGATGGTTCCTCAAGGGTTTTAGTAAAAGAAATGGTTCTATTTGGTCAATACCAAATAGATATCTATTCTAATATCTATACAAGATCAGGTAATTGAAGATCTCTTACTCATATACACCAATCTTAGCCAAGTAAATAGGATAATGATCGAGATAAATATGGTCAGTATGCAGCTACAAAGGCATCTGTGTGCCATCGTTATTCTTTAACTTAAAGTTTTGTGTGATTATCAGGGCAGGCAAAGGTGCCAATCACAAATCGTGAAATAATTATTTGACTGTGAGTTCATATCtgctgtgtttaaatgtgtaatgtatCATGGTCTACTGTGACCAATTTAGTGTCTCTGCGACCAAAGACAGTGTATGATTCTGTTCTGTGattctgttctgtttatgtTCTGGCAGTGTCAGACATTTTGCTCCAAAATAAGGGAGTGTGACTGCAGCTATGACACACATCTAAATGCAACCAATAAGGAGCAGCCTGGAATTATGCAACTACTACGCCAACTACTAAGACAGTATATAGAAATTAAACTGAAGTATGTGAGACTGGTGTGATAGATGGTCCAGCAAAAAAGACAAGTAAgcacctctgcatcctgccacCTCTTACATCAGTTCACATTTCCTTTGGGTATTTTTAACACTTAATGTGTTGAGTTCTGTGCAGTACATCTATATTGATGTGATTCGAATGTCAGAAAATCGAATGTGTAGATCAGGCTTCCACAGCAGCGAGTGTTGAGGAGTGCTGACTGCTTCTTGTTTCTACAATAACTTCAACAGCACTGACATCTTACTCTTTTCAAAGTTTTATCCTACTGTTTTAAATATAAGGTGAGATTAAAATAtcttattaaatataaacagtAGATCTATGATGTCTAAAGTTTGAATTTTAAAAGTTTCTCTATTGATTTTCCTATGCAAACATTAAACAGACAACAAGTGCCTTTAGTTACTGCTTTGGTTTTGAAGACATACATAGTACATTAGCtcattataattaatttaatgtgatCTGGCACCCATAATAAGGTATTTCAGGTATGCTAGTTCTTTAAGATGACATTCCTAAAATTGCAGCTAAAGATTATTTTCAATGGGCTTTTAAATGTCTCTCTTATAACTCTGGTATATGGGGTtgataaataaaaagcaatgaGCTCTGAGCAAGCAGAGCTGTGCATTGGCTGAAAAGCTCTCTGCAGAATCTGAGGGTCAACATGatgcaaaatgtaattaaaaaatagtTCGCAATTAGTGAAAATGTCAGCCTGCCCAGCCCAGCTTGACTGGGAGGCCTGAGCTACCCCAGACATGCACCTCATTACCGGACAAAACGGCAGAATGTTCTGGACTGAATGCTGTAGTGGTGCTTGAGCTTCTTTGTTTCGAGGGCTTTCAACCACTGATCAAAGGTCATGGGCCCTAATTACGAGCTGATGGTTTCCTGTACATGTGGGTTGAGTGgttgggagagtgtgtgtgcgacaCATGGCTCTTCCTAAATAGCCCAACATGCCTCTTTTGTATGCGGCATTCTAGGAATCAGCCTTCCTGGGCTTTAAGGTCTCTCCTTTAAGGTACAAACGTCACATCTGGCACTATGCATTTCTGTGAACAATAACTCAAAACCTAGCAGGGCAAAGATTTCCAGTGTTAACTGAATAGGTAATAGGTAGCAAAAACACTACCTAAATGTTGAGTCTGAGGCCTGAATATGTGATAATCGTATTTCAATTCAATACAAGACAATGTGGCAAGACTGACAGTAGGCACAAAATGtacaagtctttttttttccattgcttCTTGGGTTTAAATGTTAACAGTGCTCTATACACCCTCTGCTTAAATATGGATCCCACGCAAAGCATCATAGACAAATACTTCCATCTCCTCTTCAGTTGTCCTGCCCCCCGTCCGCTGTTGCTAAGACTTGACAAAGAATGTAATTAGTGAATGCACAAAATGGTCTCATGCAGGGTCCCTGTAATAAGCATTCAATTTAGTGACTGTTCCATgcggaatgtgtgtgtgtgtgtgtgtgtgtgtgtgtgtgtgtgtgtgtgtgtgtgcggagtaCGGGTGCTaatgtataaatacacagtAATATGTCTTGACCTGTGAGGAAGACTGGAAGATGCCTTTCCCTGCGTTCACTTTAACCCTAGGGATTCTGGGTGGCCTAATGTTCCGGGATGTTAGTGCTGTCACGCTTCCACTGGCTGGCAACAATGACCCCAACACAATCACAAGCAGAATATTTTCAGAGGTAAGTGAAActtattacatatatacattttattacttaTCATATACACTTGTATTACACTTACAAACAGTTTACAATGTAAAATCTCAAGATGTTTTATACTGTTATGTTAAACCTATTCCTAAAATTatcctaattaaaaaaaattctcttcAGGGTTTCAAGTAAAGgtacattttatacacacacacacacacacacacacacacacacacacacacacacacacacacacacacaatgaataaGTGAGTGAAGCAGAAAGTGTGGAAAACATCTTTACTTACTTTCCTAATGTTCATTAGGGGAAGTAAGACATTAATTCATGACAATTATCCACTGGACCACTGGTCAAAGAGAAATGagagcaaatgagagagagagagagagagagagagagagagagagagagagagagagaacatatatatatatatatatatatatatatatatatatatatatatatattctctctgtcactctctctctctctctaaggagAATATAACGAGAACAGGTACAAGAATCAACCCTGTACAAATTGAGTGTGTAGCCTACAACAAATCCTCCTTTTCGTTTATTTGTAAAGTACCTTTAATTTCTGTGTATGATGaaatgtgctgtataaataaataaataaacttgctttACCTGTTGTTCAAAAGATTGTTAGAcatgaaatatattttgatgCTTTGATAAAACATAAATGTCAACTGTTACTCTTAATAGTTCGTTTTACTATGTCCACACCTCTCACAGAGCAATCAAGATATTCCACGAAGTCTAGAAATGGATGACTTTACTTTCAACGTGGTCCCAACTACCAGCAGAGTGAACTCGCCGACCATTCTCCGACTTCAGCCGATATCAGCGAAACCATCCCATCTGCATGCCAACCTTCCACTTCGCTTCGGCCGCGACACATACATCGAACGAACACCTAAATCCTCCATTAACCTCCCGCAGAGGTTCGGCCGGTCCGGTGGCTCCACTGTCAGGCAGGTGTGTACTGAGTGCAGGCGAGCCCAAGTTCCACCATCGGCGACGCTGCCGCAAAGATTTGGACGGACCGCATTTTTTGTGGATCCTATCCATGCTTTGGCTGTACTCACCCGGACCCTCGAATCGTCGTTTCCGAGGTAATACTTTCGACATCAGATGATGTGGCAGCTGTTAAGAACCCCAGTATGATTCGTCAATTGCCAGTTATGTGAAAAGTGCTTTTAATCTAATAAGAAAACTTAATTGTATTCCATATACTGTTGAAATTGAAATAAAAGTCAATTTCACCTGCCTGTAATGTCAAAGACATTTGACAGTTCTGTATCATAGGCTAAGCTACATTAAATATATCAGATAAAGTCAGTATATTAGGTAATAATGATTTACAGCTCCTAGGACACTTTCCGTGCACATTCTTTAAATGTTCAGTTGTCAATTGCATGATCAGTACTGTACTGaaactttattacattttagaGATGAGGTTCCTTTACTGTCtctaaaattaatacattatttaacTGCCCTGTTTAATCTATCTCACAGGACACAAGACTATGACTACATGCTTGAAGACAAAAGCTTTAAAGAGTAAAAAATCCACTGACTTAGAATAAGGAAGTGCAAAGAACGGCCGGCATGTTCCTGCCTAACGTGTGCATagataataaaatgtaacaaaaataaaacaattgtaaaaattgtgaggtttttttttttgttttttgttttaaagaaaacaacagcaaagaagaaaaaaattactaAATGCtattgggggaaaaaaggttttagCAGTGTTCAGTGGCAGTAATTACACTCATCAAGTGATTTTGCTTTCTGAGAAAAAAGGTTTatgatgtatttttgcatgctgaatctaaatatattttcctgAATTTCTGTTATCACCCATCGTTTTTTCCCATATAATggcatgtcattatgtatagtaggGGTACCAAGGTAAGTGGATCCTGTCTATATTGGCAGaatactgctggacactgaagaggggtGTTCCTGAGGCAAAATATagacaaaaaacatacattgcACATTTTATAAGTATGCTTTACATATTCTAAGTGTAATATGAGccatatttatgaatatttaaaacgTACCTAATGTAAATTTACCCAGGTAAATCACATACatgatagaaaaattctaaaaacagatttgaattcagcataaaacaaaataaagctcCACATGTTTTAGTTTGCTGTAGGAAGCAAAAAAGTTCAAAAGGAGCTTTATGGTTGTAATCCGATCCTGGGTGCTGTTTGGAAATGCAGCCTATTGTTTTGAATGGTCTGAACTGTAGCTCGAcatgcaataataaaatgtaaaggaaaataataatgtgtaaaGATTTTCTAGGTACAAAAACTTGAGCGAAAGAGACATCATAGAAATCTATCGACAGTAAAGACCTAGTGTAATGGAAAGGGAAAACGCTTAAAGTAAGGCTTTATCCCAATTTTCTGCAATACTTGAGTATGGGATAGGACAGTTCCAGTGGTGGCTGACTAAGAGAGGTGGAAATTGTTAGTTAttctaattttttaaataaaaatcaatagcTAATTATTTTAAGCATGCGTTTACTAGAAATGCACAATaatgtacaatatataaaatatactggGGGAAATTAGCTTCGTGGTACATTAGTCATCTCTTCTGGGGCGCTGGTAATATAGTCCAGTCCTAGTAGCGGTGCAGCCAATTGCTGTCCGTTGTTGACACAAAATACGCACATAGCAACATAAATTTAACCAATCAGCGTCCTCGAAACTGGTGGCTGAAGGACGCTTCATTTATCGCCGCATGCAGtccagtcagtggtggagtagagacagcTCGTGTTGTTAACGATGATATACGCAGTTAATCAAGACACGGAATTTCAGGCGCCTCCAAATTCTATAAGATCTCTAAAATGCTCTTAAGGCAGCTTTGGTGGAAGTTGAAAAACTACACGTTACTGAGTAGCTTACTAAGATGGCTGGAAGTTTGAACGGAACGCATTTGTTGTAGACCCTAGTCAAGTTGTGCATTTGTTGTTAGTTTTTCATTAATAGTACCAGAGAACTACTGAAACCTTCGTTTGCGTCGGTGTTTGGTAACCGCGAACAGCTTGTGTAGTTAATTTAGTGGTCCTATCGAATTGAGCTAGCAAGCGTTCGCTAACTTTTAACCTAACTAGGTTAACTTGTTTAGCTAGTAGCTTGCGAATGTTAGCTAAGTAGATAATCTATATACATTATAGTATTAGTGTTTAGTACACAATTGGGACgcagtgtatgtattttattggtGGATCTAGCGAGCTGAGTTAAGATGAGCTCGCGTTACCACTGCGAAGTATAAACAagttgtaatgtgtaatttCCTTTTGATACCTAATATATAGCTAGATATAGctgcattaacttttaaaatgcaaaccTTCTATTTCagttaacaaaatattcaaCTTTTTATAATGGCGCATACTGCTCCTGAGTACATTAAATGAAACTAATGATAGTAATTTATTATTCTGTTGATTTTCAATAATTCAATCATTACTGGCCATTTCGCAGAGCCCTGCTAGTTTTGTTAAGTTGTATTGGCAGGGTTGGTGAATCTATGTTGCCTACAGCCTAGAGGTTACATTTTTCACCAGCTGCCACTGGACAGTATGGAGTAGGACAGTTCAATATGGAGTAACATACTTCAACAGAACACTTAAAAATAGAGTAGACCAGTTCCATATGGAGTAGGACAGTTCAGTATAGAGTAGTAAAGTTTGGTATGCAATAGTTCAGTATAGAATAGGACAGTGGTAGCCTACTGTATAGGGTTTGAGGGTGTCAGTCAGAAGGTTGTGCATTTGAATCCTGGCTCTGCCatgcagccactgttgggctcttgagcaaagcccttaaacCTCTCAGCTCCTGGGGTTTTGTGTAATGGCTGAACCTCTAAAAGAAGATGGGATGGATATGTGAAGACTGCATTTCATTGCCTTGTGCTGTGCAATGACAAATTGAATCTTAGTCTTAGAGCAATGTAACAGTTCAGTAGGACAGTTTTGTATGAAGGACAGTTCAGTATGGAGTAGGTAACAGTCtgatatttcaaaacaaatgcaacatGTTGGTTCTTTAGTAATTGATGTAATATTAGCACTAATTGTCAAAAAAA
Protein-coding sequences here:
- the npvf gene encoding pro-FMRFamide-related neuropeptide VF translates to MPFPAFTLTLGILGGLMFRDVSAVTLPLAGNNDPNTITSRIFSESNQDIPRSLEMDDFTFNVVPTTSRVNSPTILRLQPISAKPSHLHANLPLRFGRDTYIERTPKSSINLPQRFGRSGGSTVRQVCTECRRAQVPPSATLPQRFGRTAFFVDPIHALAVLTRTLESSFPRTQDYDYMLEDKSFKE